Proteins co-encoded in one Govania unica genomic window:
- a CDS encoding SDR family oxidoreductase, translating to MRTILISGCSSGFGALCALEFAAAGDRVVATMRNLDRSGELQEQARNKNVTLHMRALDVSNPASIESCVSSVIEEFGQIDVLINNAGIHLLAAVEDMADADFRRLFETNFFGAINLARAVLPSMRERGRGHIITLSSIGSRIGRATDGIYCASKAAVETAFEAMRYEVARFGVNVSVVCPGAFKTNITQNVKMPENYTTSPYADLVQFRAGKVHESCANGGDPLEVAQLIMTISKNSKPDFRYLAGQQALHMDRELTPLNDADRTEMITRLAGIGWWVSGSDLTAGNE from the coding sequence ATGAGAACGATTTTGATTTCCGGCTGTAGTTCAGGATTCGGGGCCTTATGTGCGCTGGAGTTTGCCGCTGCGGGTGATCGGGTCGTGGCGACGATGCGCAACCTTGACAGGAGCGGGGAGCTTCAGGAACAGGCACGCAACAAGAATGTAACGCTTCACATGCGGGCGCTGGATGTAAGCAATCCGGCGTCTATCGAAAGCTGCGTTTCTTCGGTTATTGAAGAGTTTGGACAGATTGACGTTCTGATCAATAACGCCGGCATTCATTTGCTTGCTGCTGTTGAGGATATGGCGGACGCGGATTTCCGACGGCTGTTCGAGACGAATTTCTTTGGTGCCATCAATCTGGCACGGGCTGTGCTGCCGTCAATGCGGGAGCGGGGAAGGGGACATATCATCACCTTGTCGTCTATCGGATCACGCATCGGCCGGGCAACGGATGGCATATATTGTGCCAGTAAGGCTGCCGTGGAAACCGCCTTCGAAGCGATGAGGTATGAAGTCGCGCGTTTTGGCGTCAACGTATCTGTTGTTTGTCCAGGCGCCTTTAAAACCAACATTACCCAGAATGTCAAAATGCCTGAAAATTATACCACATCTCCCTATGCCGATTTGGTGCAGTTTCGGGCTGGAAAAGTTCATGAGTCCTGTGCAAATGGCGGCGATCCCTTAGAGGTTGCACAGCTGATTATGACAATTTCCAAAAATTCAAAGCCGGACTTTCGCTATCTTGCGGGCCAGCAGGCGCTGCATATGGACCGAGAACTTACACCATTGAATGATGCGGACCGTACGGAGATGATCACGCGACTTGCGGGGATCGGTTGGTGGGTTTCGGGTTCTGATCTGACGGCTGGGAATGAGTAA
- a CDS encoding aldehyde dehydrogenase family protein — translation MTVPASLVEFLSQTRPMLIGGNWIRGASENEFDVVNPATEAVIARVSGAGEADIDAAVKAAQIAFESGVWAMINPYEKSKILWRVAELLEQNIEQLAYLNTLENGKPLGASRAGDVPAAAKTFRHYAGLCTKIEGKTPQISSAPDNFHAYTRHEPIGVVGQIVPWNGPIVALSWKIAPALAAGCTIVFKPAEETPLTSLYIGQLLLEAGVPAGVVNIVPGYGHIAGAAITAHPGIRKVSFTGSTEVGRHIIQSSSGNFKKLSLELGGKSPLVIFADADLERAIPAAANAIFFNAGQVCIAGSRLYVEAPVYEQVVQGIAKIATTMRVGPGLDSETEMGPVISRQQFERVLGFIEKGREEGARVLAGGGRVGDKGYFIQPTVLGDMRQDMTLVREEIFGPVLCAMKFHDMAEIVEKANDTDYGLAASIWTSNLSKAHNLAARIEAGLVWINCHAVSDPSVAFGGYKLSGWGRENGWEGMEQYTETKSVIANIT, via the coding sequence ATGACTGTTCCGGCATCGCTTGTCGAATTTCTGTCACAAACCCGTCCGATGCTGATCGGTGGCAACTGGATAAGGGGAGCATCGGAAAATGAATTCGATGTTGTCAATCCGGCGACAGAGGCTGTGATTGCGAGAGTTTCGGGGGCAGGTGAGGCAGATATTGATGCTGCCGTCAAAGCCGCTCAGATAGCTTTTGAATCTGGCGTCTGGGCGATGATCAATCCCTATGAGAAAAGTAAAATTCTATGGCGTGTTGCAGAATTACTGGAGCAGAATATCGAGCAACTCGCCTATTTGAATACATTGGAAAATGGCAAACCACTTGGCGCATCACGCGCGGGGGATGTCCCCGCAGCAGCCAAAACATTCCGTCACTATGCGGGATTGTGCACAAAGATCGAAGGCAAGACACCACAGATTTCATCCGCGCCGGATAATTTCCATGCCTATACGCGGCATGAGCCGATTGGTGTCGTTGGTCAGATTGTTCCCTGGAATGGACCGATCGTTGCTTTGTCCTGGAAAATTGCACCGGCCCTTGCTGCCGGATGCACCATTGTTTTCAAACCTGCCGAAGAAACGCCCCTGACGTCGCTTTACATTGGCCAGCTGCTCCTCGAAGCGGGGGTTCCGGCAGGGGTGGTCAATATCGTTCCAGGATATGGGCATATTGCCGGCGCGGCCATAACGGCACATCCGGGGATCCGCAAGGTTTCTTTCACGGGTTCAACCGAGGTCGGACGTCATATTATCCAGAGTTCCAGTGGAAATTTTAAGAAATTGTCCCTGGAACTTGGCGGTAAGTCACCATTGGTCATTTTCGCCGATGCCGATCTTGAACGGGCGATCCCGGCGGCGGCCAATGCAATCTTTTTTAATGCCGGTCAAGTCTGCATTGCCGGGTCGCGGCTTTATGTCGAAGCGCCTGTTTATGAACAGGTGGTGCAGGGCATTGCGAAGATTGCCACCACTATGCGCGTAGGGCCCGGGTTGGATTCGGAAACGGAGATGGGCCCGGTCATATCACGCCAGCAGTTTGAGCGGGTTCTCGGCTTTATCGAAAAAGGGCGTGAAGAAGGTGCCCGCGTGCTCGCTGGTGGCGGTCGCGTCGGGGACAAAGGTTATTTTATCCAGCCGACGGTTCTCGGCGATATGAGACAGGATATGACCCTGGTTCGCGAGGAAATCTTTGGTCCTGTGCTCTGCGCAATGAAATTCCACGATATGGCGGAGATTGTCGAAAAAGCCAATGATACCGATTATGGCCTTGCAGCCAGCATCTGGACCAGCAATCTCAGCAAGGCCCATAACCTTGCCGCACGGATTGAAGCGGGCCTGGTCTGGATCAATTGCCATGCAGTCTCTGATCCGTCGGTTGCCTTCGGCGGTTATAAACTATCCGGCTGGGGCCGTGAAAACGGCTGGGAAGGGATGGAGCAATATACCGAAACAAAATCAGTTATTGCCAATATAACATAG
- a CDS encoding nitrilase-related carbon-nitrogen hydrolase, whose product MSGRIKPYTALVIQPKVKIAQNRDDIMENLNRVCNMIDFGVGYYWELPARLVVLPEYFLQGVTTPGKGEDGLEGFMKKAITIPGPEMEILGKKAKQYGIYISGGGVIEKLPEFPDRWFNTAFIIGPCGNVILKYHKWHVPAYIGLGTSPHDMFTEYSKLFGGDLKSCFPVVDTEIGKLGTMTCHDGATPEISRALGFNGAEVICHPTANQSFEGVSDPWDFWVFTRRARAHDNMCYVLGSNWGTCEYDYYPEAFCPGHSFIIDYIGVVNRIAPYPAEQVLAGPIDIEALREHRSRVSHNTWVDVRSEVFKEMYENPIYPSNLFPPGHPPRSLTQKIAGARQALDVLYERGTFTPPYGMKPEEMSAELDKRVAHAHAQGTLRKFD is encoded by the coding sequence ATGTCAGGTAGAATCAAGCCATATACAGCTCTGGTCATTCAGCCAAAGGTAAAAATTGCGCAGAACCGCGATGACATCATGGAAAACCTTAATCGGGTTTGTAACATGATCGATTTTGGGGTTGGCTATTATTGGGAGCTCCCGGCCAGGCTGGTTGTGCTGCCGGAATATTTCCTTCAAGGCGTCACCACACCCGGCAAAGGTGAAGATGGCCTTGAAGGGTTCATGAAAAAAGCCATCACCATACCCGGACCGGAAATGGAAATCCTCGGCAAGAAAGCCAAGCAGTATGGCATCTACATTTCCGGCGGTGGCGTGATCGAGAAGCTGCCCGAGTTTCCCGATCGCTGGTTCAATACCGCTTTTATTATCGGCCCTTGTGGCAATGTCATTCTTAAATATCACAAATGGCATGTGCCGGCTTATATCGGTCTTGGCACCAGCCCGCATGATATGTTCACAGAATATTCCAAGCTGTTCGGCGGTGACCTCAAAAGCTGTTTCCCGGTTGTGGACACGGAGATCGGCAAGCTCGGCACCATGACTTGTCATGACGGGGCGACCCCGGAGATTTCGCGCGCTTTGGGCTTTAACGGCGCCGAGGTGATCTGCCACCCGACGGCGAATCAATCCTTTGAAGGCGTCAGTGACCCCTGGGATTTCTGGGTCTTCACGCGCCGGGCGCGGGCCCATGACAATATGTGTTATGTGCTTGGGTCGAACTGGGGCACCTGTGAGTATGATTACTATCCAGAGGCATTCTGTCCCGGCCATTCCTTCATCATCGACTATATCGGTGTGGTCAACCGGATTGCACCTTACCCCGCGGAACAGGTCCTGGCCGGGCCGATTGATATCGAAGCCCTGCGGGAACATCGGTCGCGGGTCTCCCATAACACCTGGGTTGACGTTCGATCGGAGGTCTTCAAGGAAATGTACGAAAATCCGATCTATCCGTCGAACCTGTTTCCGCCGGGACATCCGCCGCGCAGCCTGACGCAAAAGATTGCCGGTGCCAGGCAGGCTTTGGATGTGCTTTATGAACGCGGAACCTTTACGCCGCCTTATGGCATGAAACCTGAAGAAATGTCGGCTGAACTCGACAAGCGTGTGGCTCATGCCCACGCTCAGGGAACATTGCGCAAATTTGACTGA